In the genome of Camelus bactrianus isolate YW-2024 breed Bactrian camel chromosome 18, ASM4877302v1, whole genome shotgun sequence, the window CGGTTGAACTGCTGGATCTGCCGCCACCAGGCCGCCCGCAGCCCTGTGCCATCTCCTGCTACTCGCTCGCCTGCTGCCCAGCGCCCTGCAGTGCAGAAGGAAAAGGGCCCCGACTCCCGGGCctgcctggacaggggagggtgCGGGGAGGCTCCTAGAGGCTTCGTCCACCTTTCCTGAGCACCCGCCCCATACCCCCACCCCTCCTGGCAGCAGCCACCAGCAGGGTGAGGCTCACGCACTTGAAGGGGCGCTGGGCAAGGGCCTTGGTGAAGGTGCACACATGCTGACTCAGCTCCTGCCAGGAGGCCACCAGTAGCACATCCATGTTTGCCCAGAGCTGCAGGAGCACCAGGgcctgaggagggagggggtAAGCCCGTGGGTGTGGGTCAGAGGAGGGCTCCCTTGGGGGACACCCAGCTGAGACCAATGCCACATGCCACCCACATGCCAAACCAGCCTCCACTGGGTCTAAGAGCAGCCTAAGCGCTAGGGCCCAGGCCAACCACCTGACCCAACCTGGCTGCACTCACCTCCTCCACCTCGGGCCAGCCGACTACCACCTGGGCACAGGCTGTGGCTGAACTCTCTGGCAGCCGTGTCTCCCGAGTGCTGGGCTGGTGAGACCTAAGCAGAAGTGACCATCACTCCAGCTCCCCACACCCCATCAGTCCCACCCTCTGAGTTCTTCTGCTTCCCCCAGAGCCACCCAAGGGAGAGGGTTAGCTGTGACACACCAGCCTCCAGCGCCACCCCTGCCGTTCCCCTGAACTCTCCCATCCCAGTCAGGCCAGCTAAGGGTGTCAGGGTGACCAGTACCAGAGGTAAGCATCCAGACCAATGACAGCCAGGTGGGGGCAGGCTGGGCTCCCAGGGGTGATCCACGGCACCGAACAGGCTGGGCCACGGATCTGCAAGCCAAGGTTTACCACACATGTCCTTTGGGACCAGTTTGCAGAAAGAAGGGGAACGAGACTGAGAACGACCCTGTGGTGCCTGGAGGCAGGAGTGGATGTCCCTGCCCAGCCAGTTCGCTTTAGAGAACCGGCTTTGTGCCTTTCCTGAGATCAAGGGcagtggcaggggtggggcggAGATCCACATAAGGCCCCGGGCACGTCCTGTGCTCCTGCAAGAGACGGACTGAATCCCCCTCGCCATTGTCGGTCCACCTCTGCACACACGCCAGCCTGGCGCACAGCAGGTGCTTAATCTGGGAACTGGCAGAGGGTCTAATAATACTCTGGTGCAAAAATCAGCTGAACAGTCCCTATTTCTCCTCTAGCCAGACAGGCTGGGCTGTTGGGGGTCACAAGGTGGATTGCACAGCCAGTCTGCAGCTCTGGTCTTCACCCCCACCTTGGCAGCTTACTGCCTCTGACTTCTGACTCAGCTCCCCAGAGAACTCTCGttatcctggctctgccctctaGAAGTAGCTGCGGCTCCCATCTGCTCCCAGGCCAAGAGTCGTGCTGCCTTCCTACATCTCACCCAGAACATCCAAGATAGGAAACCCAGTCCCTCACGATTTGTGGACGAGGATTACTGCCCCCTCACCCTTCCCCCAGCACCTGGGTCAGCTGGATCACACCCTGAAGAAACTCCTCAggctccagcagcagcagcaggtccTGCTCATCTGCAGCCCACACCTCAGGAGGCACCTGTGGGGACATCCGGGGCACTGCTGCCCACCCTTGGCCTCGTGCATCCCAGGGTCTCGACCTGGACACCCCAGAAGTTCTGAGGCTCGTGGTTACTGCCACTCGCAGTTTCTTCCAGTGCTGCTCTACAGAAGTCCAACATCCCATCTCCTGCTGAGACTAACACCAGCCCAGGTCCTCGAGGCAAAACTTTTGGCCACAGGCCTGATGGGGATGGAACAGCCCTCAGCAGCAGCTGCGTTCAGCCCACAACTATCACCCACTCGGCATTCCCCATTCTTAGTTTACTGGTCTGTAAAACATGCACGACTGCAGCAGGTGCCTTTCAAGATTAACTTCATGGCTATAAAACACTTAACCTAGGACACTCACACCGTGGGGGCAAGGGTCTGGCTTCACTCTGCTCCACCTGAGACTTCTGGCAGGGCGCTGGGGCTCCACACGGTACTCACAGCCCAAGGTGTCCAGGGCCTCAATCAGGATATCCGCACCAGCATCTTCCAGGATGGCTGAGAGGGGGCAGAGGGAGTCAGCTGtcactccttccttcccccacGCGAAGACACTACTTGGATAGGGACAGCAGACGCACAGCCTGGTCAGCATGTGTTACCAAGACACATTCCGGACCGGCTCCCACAGCGCACGACTGAGTCTAAACAATCTTCCCAGCGGGGAAGCCGGTGCCAGTTCCTGGCCAACAGGGGGCCCTGAGAGATGCCTCACCCACCTGCAGTCGGGCCGACGATAATCTCCTGGGATTAAGGGGAACTTCCAGGCTCCCCACCCCGGGCCACTCTCTGCGCCCGCCCGCACCTGGGTCGACGAGCACCGCCAGGCGCCGCAAGGCCTGCTCCGGCCGCAGTCGCCGCGGAGTCTCGGCCGCCGCCCGGCGCTCATCCGCCGAGTCCGGGACTCTCACGGCGGCCTCCACGCCGGCGGGACCCTCACTGTCCGAGTCCGAGATCTCCCAGGTCGGGGGCCGCCGCTGAACCCGGCCCTGGCGCGAACCCCCGGCCCTCCCAGACTCAGCCCTCTCCATGGCCCGCCCGGCCTCTTCTCGGCTTCCGGCTGCGCCCGGACACCTTTGCGGGGGACACCCGCCGCTTCCGGCATCGGACGGGCCTAGCGGCGCGCGGCGACGGCTTCCGGCCGCAGCGGCATGGCGCGGAAGAAGGTGAGGCCGCGGCTGATCGCCGAGCTGGCCCGCCGCGTGCGGGCCCTGCGCGAGCAACGGAACCGGCCGCGCGACTCGCAGCGCTATGCCCTGGACTACGAGACGCTGACGCGGCCGTACACGGGCCGCCGGCTGCCCATGCGAGCCTGGATCGATGTGCAACGCGAGAACCGCCTTCTGCAGCTGCTCAGCCGCCTCCCGCTCTTCGGCCTGGGCCGCCTCGTCACGCGCAAGTCCTGGCTGTGGCAGCACGACGAGCCATGCTACTGGCGCCTCACGCGGGTTCGGCCTGACTACACAGCGGAGGTGCGCGCACCGTCTACACCGTCCCCATCGCCCCGCCCCCGCAACGCTGGGCACCTCTGCCTTCCCTGCGCGGGACTTTGTGGGATGGGGTCACCTGTCTCCCGATCCCTGGACAAGCGAGCTTTCTGAACTGATTCTCCTCCCCACTTGCTTTGCAGAACTTGGACCACGGGAAGGCCTGGGGCATCTTGACCTTCAAAGGTAAGGCTGTGTTGGAGACAAGGTAGGCTGGCTGCCGGCAACAGACTGTTCGGCCAGCGTGTGTGCAGTAAGCCTCGTCCTTTTTTCCCCAGGAAAGACGGAGAGTGAGGCTCGGGAGATAGAACAGGTCATGCACCACGACTGGAGGGTGGTGCCCAAGCACGAGGAGGAAGCCTTCACCACTTTCACGCCGTTGCCGGAGGACACTCTTCACTCTGTGCCCTACCCGCCGCTCCTCCGGGCTATTATTCTAGCTGAGAGACAGAAAAATGGAGACACCAGCACGGAAGAGCCCATGCTGAGTCTGGAGAGGTCGCGCATTGATCCCTGGGACTATCCTGAGAAACTGGAGGCGAAGAGAAAGACCAAGGGCACAGCCGTCTAAAATACCAGACTCGGCAGGCTCCCAGAAGGGTGTAAGACAGTGGGCACCAGTTTGGGTTACACTTGAATCAGGCCCCTGGGAGCCTGGATCCGACCTTCCAGTGACTTGTTCTTAGGTTCTACATTTTGGAGGAAAAGGGTGGGAGCAGACCCTGCACCTTGTGTCTTTCCTCTGTCCCAGCTGCTCGAACACGCCTATCTGACTTGAGAGGGGCAAGCAGGTGTGGAGCCCCAGTGTTGGCACGTGACACTTCCGCGTTGGCTCCCTTGTCTGTGACGTGTGTCCTCTGTAGGGACCCAGGCAGAAGCTGTGAACACGAATAAAAGCACATGAAGTAGCCCTGGGATGTGGTTTTTTTGAGTTTGGGGTTGGGCGACCGTAGCGGGCTGTTTGCAGGGTTGTAAGGACGAGCAGGCCGACACCAGTGCTCACAGCCCGGTGCTGCGAGGAGTGTAGCGCAGGCGCCAGGTGCGTGGGGAGATCGGAGGGGATTAGCGGCCGCAGAGTCGAGGCATGGGCATGAACGACTGGCACCGCCTCTCCGCGTCCCCCGCTGAGTTCCACCCAGGCAGCGGCGCCAGGCTACCCCGCAGCTTTAAACACAGGCCCCGCCCCGGCCTGCGCACgaccccagcccccgccccagcccgcgccccgccgccATCATGATCTGCCTGCTGCTGACCGTCTTCGCCAACCTCTTCCCGGCAGGTGAGCAGCGCGGGCCGGGTCAGGCCGGGCGGGGAGAGGGTACGGCCGAGCTTGACGCGCCCGACCCCGCCGGTCCCCGCAGCCTGTACCGGCGTGCACGAGCGCACCTTCCTGGCCGTGAAGCCAGACGGCGTGCAGCGGAGGCTCGTGGGCGAGGTCGTGCGGCGCTTTGAGAGGAAGGGCTTCAAGCTGGTGGCGCTGAAGCTGGTGCAGGTGAGGGCGGGGTTCCCGGGCGCGGGGGGCGGGCAGAGAGGGTGGGGTCACCGGGTGCTGGGGACACGGATTCCTGGCGCACCTGGCCCgttcccctccccaggcctccgaGGAGCTGCTACGCGAGCACTACGCGGAGCTGCGCGAGCGCCCTTTCTACGGGCGCCTGGTCAAGTACATGAGCTCGGGGCCGGTGGTGGCCATGGTGAGTGCCCGCGGTCGGGTGGGCGGAGGCGCGCGGACCTTGGGCTGACTTCGCGCTCCCGACCCCGTCTGCAGGTGTGGCAGGGTCTGGACGTTGTGCGGGCTTCACGGGCGCTCATTGGGGCCACAAACCCGGCTGACGCCCCACCCGGAACCATTCGCGGCGATTTCTGCATCGAGGTCGGCAAGTAAGGCTGCTCCCGACTCCCCCAGCTGGGCTGTATGGGGCCCCTGTCCACCCTACCGCCCACGCTCACGCGCGCCTCTTCGGCGCAGGAATGTGATTCATGGTAGCGACTCAGTGGAGAGCGCCCGCCGCGAGATCGCACTCTGGTTCCGCACGGATGAGCTCCTGTGCTGGGAGGACAGCGCCGGGCACTGGCTGTACGAGTAGGCGGgttgcagcctctcgggcagatGCCCCCTTCTGACGTGGATCTCCAGGCCCCGGAGGTGTGCACACACGTGggcgcccccacccccaagagCTCAGAACACCCTTCCTGTGGTGGGGAGCACAGCAGCTTTGAGGACCTAGAGGAGGACAGACAGGTGCACGCCTGCCCAGCCCTGGCTGCTGCAGGCCTCCCTGCGGGAGCCCCAGGCTGTGCCCCTGTTCAGTCCTCTTGGAAACGGGGCAGGGCGCTATCCTGGCGCTTGGCTGGCCCCAGggtttctttttataataaactgaagaaaatctttgtgttcgAGTTGGCTTGGGCCCAGGGACACAGAAGTATGGTATTAAGACATTTATTACATACAGAGCAGATACGTAGGTTCACTTGCAGGGCCAAAGCCTGAGGAGAATCAtcacccagccccttcccctagCTGCACCCCCctggtgaccccccccccccgagtcaCTTCACAGCCCTGTGAGAATAGACAGGGGACTTGACATACATCACAGTGGAGAGTGGCGGGGTGGTAGGGAGAAGCCTGCAGCTGCACGTGGCGGCGGTGGCCGGCTGGGCTTGTAGGATGGCTGCCCAAGATCTGTGCTTCTCTGGTGGGAGGGATGGGCAGCAGGACCTGGGGCTGCCCTGATCTGTGCCTCGAGGAACAGGAATAAGGCCTGGGCAGGTTGGGGGGTAGTGGCAGTCCAGGGCGGTGCCCCTCAAAGCCGGCTGGAAGCGGCTCCTGTCCTCCGCCCTTCGGACCTCTGCAGCCTGTCGTCAGTTGCCCTCAGGAGAGCAGGCCACACCGCCAGCCCTAGGCACTTAGTAGCGTGTCTTGGGAGCTGGGCTCCTTGGAGACTGCACAGGGGCAGGCCTGGAGCACACCTTTCCCCATCACCCTGAGACTGAGCCTGCATCCAAGGGCTGACCCCAGGAGAGGCCAGGAGCCTCTCCTTCTTCCTGAGGCTTAGGCCTGCCCTGGCAGCCTAAGAAATTCCATCCTAGAGACTTCTGGGAGCAGTTGACTGGAGGGCCTGCTCCTACATGGTTGGTCTTTgcccaggcaggggagggagggcagggggaggacaTGGGTCAGTGAGGGCCAGTGAGAAACTGCCACACAGGACGATCATGGGACTCGAGCAAGTGAGGGCATCTGTCCATTTTCTCAAGCAGGTGCCCCAGGGAGCCTGGTTACGTGCTTTCATGCCAGTTCCCAGGGCGGCAGGGATTGGGGTAGGGGGAGTCCAGGGAAGGCTAGAGACGGCCAGTTCCCTGAGGGTTGGACCCCCACGCTGGTGGGCAGCAGGCAAAGGCAAGTGGGCTCAGGGTGGGAAGACTCGGCGGAGTGAAGTCCCTGCTTCCCCCTCAGGGGGTTCCTGGGAGTGAGTGACGGGAGTGGGGAGCCCAGGGTGGAGCTGGGAGCCACCTGTAGGGGCTTCTCCTGGCCTGACCCACCTCGGGGTTCAGCCATGCTCTGGCCCTGAAGTGCCCTGGGGCCTTGAGGACTGTGGGCTGAGTGCCAGCCAGCAGCTGCTAGGGAAAAGGTGTTCCAAGAGGTGCTACCCCTGCCTGGTCAGAATGACcccactcccctgcctccctcccagccagCCCCGCATCGCTGCTCTCTGCCAGCTCGAAGGGAGGCCAGGACCTAAGGTGAAAGCTGCAGGTTGAGAGGTTAGAAGAGGGGTGGACGGGCGCCTGTCTGCCTGCAGGGCGGGTGGTGGGCGGGTGGGCAGGGCTGTATGTACAGGTGGCAGGCATTGGGCGGGGCGGGGTGCCGGAGGCCGCAGCCTCACTCGGGGGTGTAGGACACCTGCCACACAATGATGTGGCTGCGCTCGGCCTTGGACAGCATGGGCTTCACCTGGCTCACATCCCCTGCACCCTCCTCGGGCTCGTCATCTTCTCCATCGCCTGGAGAGAGAGGGCAGCTGCTGTGAAGGGGCTGCCACTGCCAGGGGATACCTGGGGCCCTGGGCGTGCCCACTCACCAATGCGGAAGTCTATGTAGCCCTCGCCGCCACTCAGCACCAGCACGTTCTTCAGCTTCTGGGCCTCAGCGTCGGCAGCGGGGGCAGCGGGCCCAGGGCCCTCAGACGGGCTGTCGAGCACGCTGCCGTTGAGAGTGGCCAACACATTCCCTGTCATTAGGGCACAAGATGTCAGCGGGGCAGCTGGAGCCCCGATGCAGGCTCCTGAAGGAGGTCACAGCTGCAGCTCTGTGGGGAGCAGGGCCAGCCCCTCACCTGGCACGGACACGAAGAATTTGACAGCGTCACGGTGGCCGTGGAAGCAGAGTTGAGCCTGGGCCATGGAGCAGTAGGGGATAAAGCTACTGGCTGACTTGTCACTGCTGTCATCACCATACACGTGGATGACACCCCCTGGGCGGGTCCCCTCCCCAGACGTGGGTGATGTCTTGttggctggagagagagaggggccgGGAGCAGCTGAGCCTACTGGTGGGGAGGCCTGGATTTCCAGCAGGGAGAGCAGGGGGTGAGAGAGCAAGGTCAGCCTCATCCCCAGGGCGTCCCAGGTTAGGTAGGGGACTTCCTTCTGAGAGCAGGAGGCAGGCACTCTGGACTTACCACGGAGCCCCAGGAGCTGGCCTCGGTGCAGGACCACGGCTGGGGGAGGTGAGGGACAGAGCAtagaagggagaggagaaaagcagtcacagaagagctgtcgcCAGGGCAGCTCGTGTCTTCCTAAGTGTGACTGGGCAGAGCATGGGACCCCGGGACCCTGACTCGCGCGCCTAAGCAGCAGCCATCAATATCTCTGCTACTGCCTTGGGGGTCACTCACTCTCGGTCAATGGGATGGAGATGACGACCCCGTTGCCGGTGCCCACCCAGAGGCGGTTGCCCGCGATGAGCAGGGCTGTGATGCGCACAAAGGAGAAGCCCAGCTTGCCTGTGCCTGGTGATAGGGGGGAAGGTGGGTCAGTGGGGCCATCACGGGGGGCCCTCCTGCCACCACACACCTGGCCAAGGCAGTCCCTCACCCAGCATCTTGCTGACGTAAGGCTCGATATCCACGTCCTGCAGGTGCTGGTGGGTGTGGGCATGGTAGAGCCGCAGCGTGGAGTCCAAGCGGATGGACACCCACACCCCGTCACCGATCCACGCCAGCTGCCGCACCTGGCTCTCCCGCCGTGGGTGCGCATCAAATGATTTCTGCGGTGTCAGGGCAACCCGTCAacggggcaggggtgaggggagctCTGAACCTGCCACCACTAAGTGTCACCAGGACATCCACACAGCTCATGGCAAGCTCTCTATGGCCTGCTTTGCTCCCTTGAGTCCTGGCTCCCAAGAGGAGCCCTAGTGCCCACCCTGCACCCGCACCCACAGCCAGCACCCAGGAGGTGTTCGGGGCCCACTTAGGCCATCAGTGTGTCTGGACAGACTGGCATTCACAGCCCAGCCGCTTTCTGCTTGCCCATGACTTTGGACAAACCAGTCATTTCTCTGAGTGCATTTCCTTGGACCCCATGAAGCCCCCGCTAGAGTCCATTGGAGGGTGCGGCTGAGCCCGGCCACCTGCCCGCACTCGCCTCGATCTGCATGGTCTTGGGCTGGATGACGTGCACCTTGTTCTTGTAGCCACACCAAACACGGTCATACACGACTGCCATGCAGCGGATGGAGTGATGTGGGCGGCCCAGGTCCATCAGGTGGTAATTACTCAGGTCCCACTGGCTGTCTGCAGAGAGCCCACAACCCCTGCTCAGGCCATCTCTGCTCAGGTGGGCATGGTTCATGCCCGGCCAGCATCGGTGGGTGCTGTTCCCCTACCCACTGGGCCAGGCCTCACCTTCGCCTCGGTGGAAGATGGCCAGAGTCCCATCTGCCAGAGCCACCAGCACTCGCCCTTTCACGTGCCTGCAATGGAAAGGCAGTGAGCCAGGCTTAGGCTGGCACCCTTGGCTGTCAGGCCCCCCTGCTGCCCTGCCCCGACCCCCGGCAGGGTCACGCACACCAGGCTCAGCACCGAGTCCTTCAGCTTGATGGAGTGCAGACACTTCCTCCAGTTGGCGACAGCTGAATGTACGTAGAGCCTGTGGGGGAGGCGTGGTGGGTGGGGCTCACCCAGgggacccaccccacccctgcccgcaAGGCCCAGCTTACCAGCCATTCTGGGCTCCTAGCCACATGGTGGGCGCGGCACTGCTGCTGGCCCCAGCAGGGTCCCCACTGGGCTCCGGCTCAGGCTGTACACCACTCACTTCGGCCTCTGGCCCATTCTCACTGAGAGGAAGATGGCAGCTCCAGGAAGGTTTCCAACTAGGGAAGCCCAGCCCCGCCCACCTCCAccaggctcccctccccctcagccccatCGTGAGAGCCCACCTGTCAGGCTGAGCactggggggcggggtgggggctgggtcCGTGAAGACGTGCTCTGTGAGGGGTCCAGGCCGTACTGCGGCTACCTCTGTCTCACTGGGCCCAGGGTCTGGCACCTCTGTGGCCTCTGTGGCCTCCTCCGTGGACTGAGATGGGTTGACCTTCCCATTGGCGACGGTGGCCACCTCCCCTGTGGAAGGGAGGGGTGAGCTGGGCTGGGGAAGAGAGGATGGCCGTGGGCTCAGGCCCAGGACTCACCCTGGCCCTTGTCCAGCACCGGTGTGTCCCCACGGGAGGAGCAGTTGCTGCGTGGCACGTTGCAGCGGGTGGCACAGCCCACCAGGGTGATGCCTGCCAGCACACCATCAGCACCGGAGTCCTCGGGGTTCACGTCGCTGTCCAGGAAGATCTCCCCTGGAGGGTAGTCGCTGTCGCTGGCCGCTAGGGGGAGAGTCACAGCCCTGTCACCTCACACTGAGGAGACCCCACTGCAAGATGACACCCAGAGCTTGAGTCCTGGGACTCCCGGGCCGCCTGCGATGCCACCCCATCTCTTTGTCATCGGTGAGTGTCAGACTGGGGTCCCCTGCGACATCAATGGGACTGAGCAGGACATGACCACCAGTGAGCTCCTATCTGGATgcttccccccagcccccagcacaagGAGGTGGTGATGATCTTCTGGCTCCCCTCTGAGTCTCACAAAGCTGCACCCTTGGGCGGTAGGGGGCCAGCGCTCACCAGGGATGCTGGAGATGCACAGGACGTGGGCATTGCACACGGTGAACTGGTCCACGACGGTGCCCGGCTGGTTGGCGTCGATGATCACCACTTTGCTGGTGGTCAGGGTGCTGGTGAGGATCCACACGCGGCTGGAGGTGGCGTCTGCCTCCGGCAGCTCCTTTCCCTGTTCGGAGTATGGGGACAGGGTGGCCTGAGAGCACGCTACTCGCCCGGCAACACAGGGTTTGGAGGGGCCTCCCGGAATCTCTCAGGATCTAGCCTTGCCTGTGGCCTTAGGGGACCCAACTGTCCTCCCCTGTCGCCAGGATGGCAAGAACTCCTAATTGCATATCACATCTGGATCATGGCACATGTGACCTCCCTTCCTCAGAAAAAGGATGAGCTCTGAGCAATAAGTCACTGGCCCCCAAGTCAAGCTGAGACATAAAATGAAGCTTTGGACTCCAAGTGCTtagccccttcccctgcccctgggcAGGCAGAGAGATGTGCTCCTGGCAGGCAGATCACAGCACCTGTGGGCCTGACCCCTCCAGCCGGGCTGTCTGCAGAGCATCCTGCCCCGCAGAGGCAGCATGGCCCAGCCagccctggggagggcagggaaccTCAGATGAGCCCAGTCTTGGGCCACTGTCCccatctgttctgtttctgtcatTCCCACCCAGATTGCTGGGCACAGTAGAGCCATTTGGGCATTAGGAGCAGAAGGTAGCCCTGGCCTGCCTGCCACTCTGACCTTCTTCTTCTCAGGGGATGTGTGGTTGCTCTTGGACTCTCCTTCTACTTCCCGGTCACAGGTCAGAGGGTCTCGGCCCGGCGCAGGCTTGACTCCGTTCCCAGGGTCCTCTTCATTCGGCTTCCACCCGCTCAAGTTGACGCCCGCCGCACACCACAGCTGGGGGCACAGGGCTGTGAGGTCCAGGAACCCACTCCTCCCTGCTTCCCAAACCTGCCGAGACTTGGCTTGTGAGGGGAGGGGAACTCTCCTGGCCTCACCCCTTCCCTGGCTCACCTTCATGGTGGGGTCCTTCTCCACCAGAGGACGGCAGTACACGGGGACAGGCACATTCTTCATCCGCGTGTCCTCCTGGCCCCCATTAGGACTCAGCTGTAAGCACAAGACAGAGGGGCACTGTGGGCACCAGGCCTGGGCCAGCTCAGGTATATGGGCAGCGGTTGGCTACCCAGTCTTGCAGAatctgggctggggctgcagaTGGCAGGCCCTGGTCAGAGGGGGCCAGGCCCTCCTCAGGTGGAGCCAGGTGTACGCAGGCGACTCCCCAGGGGCTCCCCTTCTGCGGCCTGGGAGGCCTGGCTGAGGGGGTGGGTGCCCCCCGTGCTGCCCCACGCCCCCAGGCACCTGCTTGTACTTGGCCGGCAGGCTCCAGCCACAGGCCTGCAGCCGCCCGTCGTCGTTGCGCACGTGCTCCCGCACCTGGCGGTACTGCTCGCGCTTCTGCTCCCGCCGGGCTGAGGACGTGCAGTCACTGGGCAGAGGAAGGGAGGTTACCGCTTGGTCTGCAGGGAGCATGCCCAAcaccccagccctccctgctgGACCTGTCCTTGCCTTTTCCCAGCGCCCATCTTTGGGGGGGGGTCTCCCCAACACTACGCTTGAGGCCATGTCCAGTCCCTGCCCTTGTCCGTTCTACTGTCACTGTCACCAAGGCCTGGCTGGCAGGGACCTACAGTGTAGCCTCCCCTCCCCGACCCTGGCCCTTTATAGGGAAACTTCCATAAGCTTCTGTCATCCAAGGAGCAAGGCACATGTCTCTGGGACTAAGAGGGACTGTGGAGGAGTGCAGCCTCTGCCAAGGACATCCAATACTCCCATTAGGGAATGGGACACAGGATGTACATGAAGAGGTCATGACCCCTGATGCCTGGAtgccatccccccacccccatgacaGCCCCTAAAGCAGCCAGGTggaggcctggaggggaggggccctgggACCTGTGGCTTCCCCCTGTGTGGGCCagcggggagggcagggaggccctGAGAAACTCACTCATCTGGGAAGAACTCCAGGGGCCGGCTGCCAGAGATCTGGCACATGGCGTGGCTGCGGCGCTGGCTGAAGCCGGCCGTGGTGGGCGACTTGTAATGGATGTTCACAGAGGGATAGGACCGCTTGGCCGGaggggggctggaggaggagctgaAGAGGCGGCTGAAGCTGCCAGccgaggggtggggggtgaggggtgggcccGAGAGGA includes:
- the MAPK8IP3 gene encoding C-Jun-amino-terminal kinase-interacting protein 3 isoform X9 is translated as MMEIQMDEGGGVVVYQDDYCSGSVMSERVSGLAGSIYREFERLIHCYDEEVVKELMPLVVNVLENLDSVLSENQEHEVELELLREDNEQLLTQYEREKALRKQAEEKFIEFEDALEQEKKELQIQVEHYEFQTRQLELKAKNYSDQISRLEERESEMKKEYNALHQRHTEMIQTYVEHIERSKMQQVGGNSQTEGSLPGRRKERPTSLNVFPLADSTCPQDEMSESGQSSAAATPSTTGTKSNTPTSSVPSAAVTPLSEGLQPLGEYGAGTKNSKRAREKRNSRNMEVQVTQEMRNVSIGMGSSDEWSDVQDIIDSTPELDMGREPRLDRTGNSPTQGIVNKAFGINTDSLYHELSTAGSEVIGDVDEGADLLGEFSVRDDFFGMGKEVGNLLLENSQLLETKNALNVVKNDLIAKVDQLSGEQEVLKGDLEAARQAKLRLESRIKDLEEELRRVKSEAITAHREPKEEVEDVSSYLCTELDKIPMAQRRRFTRVEMARVLMERNQYKERLMELQEAVRWTEMIRASREHPSVQEKKKSTIWQFFSRLFSSSSSPPPAKRSYPSVNIHYKSPTTAGFSQRRSHAMCQISGSRPLEFFPDDDCTSSARREQKREQYRQVREHVRNDDGRLQACGWSLPAKYKQLSPNGGQEDTRMKNVPVPVYCRPLVEKDPTMKLWCAAGVNLSGWKPNEEDPGNGVKPAPGRDPLTCDREVEGESKSNHTSPEKKKGKELPEADATSSRVWILTSTLTTSKVVIIDANQPGTVVDQFTVCNAHVLCISSIPAASDSDYPPGEIFLDSDVNPEDSGADGVLAGITLVGCATRCNVPRSNCSSRGDTPVLDKGQGEVATVANGKVNPSQSTEEATEATEVPDPGPSETEVAAVRPGPLTEHVFTDPAPTPPPSAQPDSENGPEAEVSGVQPEPEPSGDPAGASSSAAPTMWLGAQNGWLYVHSAVANWRKCLHSIKLKDSVLSLVHVKGRVLVALADGTLAIFHRGEDSQWDLSNYHLMDLGRPHHSIRCMAVVYDRVWCGYKNKVHVIQPKTMQIEKSFDAHPRRESQVRQLAWIGDGVWVSIRLDSTLRLYHAHTHQHLQDVDIEPYVSKMLGTGKLGFSFVRITALLIAGNRLWVGTGNGVVISIPLTETVVLHRGQLLGLRANKTSPTSGEGTRPGGVIHVYGDDSSDKSASSFIPYCSMAQAQLCFHGHRDAVKFFVSVPGNVLATLNGSVLDSPSEGPGPAAPAADAEAQKLKNVLVLSGGEGYIDFRIGDGEDDEPEEGAGDVSQVKPMLSKAERSHIIVWQVSYTPE
- the MAPK8IP3 gene encoding C-Jun-amino-terminal kinase-interacting protein 3 isoform X5; the protein is MMEIQMDEGGGVVVYQDDYCSGSVMSERVSGLAGSIYREFERLIHCYDEEVVKELMPLVVNVLENLDSVLSENQEHEVELELLREDNEQLLTQYEREKALRKQAEEKFIEFEDALEQEKKELQIQVEHYEFQTRQLELKAKNYSDQISRLEERESEMKKEYNALHQRHTEMIQTYVEHIERSKMQQVGGNSQTEGSLPGRSRKERPTSLNVFPLADSTVRAQMGGKLVPAGDHWHLSDLGQLQLSSSYQCPQDEMSESGQSSAAATPSTTGTKSNTPTSSVPSAAVTPLSEGLQPLGEYGAGTKNSKRAREKRNSRNMEVQVTQEMRNVSIGMGSSDEWSDVQDIIDSTPELDMGREPRLDRTGNSPTQGIVNKAFGINTDSLYHELSTAGSEVIGDVDEGADLLGMGKEVGNLLLENSQLLETKNALNVVKNDLIAKVDQLSGEQEVLKGDLEAARQAKLRLESRIKDLEEELRRVKSEAITAHREPKEEVEDVSSYLCTELDKIPMAQRRRFTRVEMARVLMERNQYKERLMELQEAVRWTEMIRASREHPSVQEKKKSTIWQFFSRLFSSSSSPPPAKRSYPSVNIHYKSPTTAGFSQRRSHAMCQISGSRPLEFFPDDDCTSSARREQKREQYRQVREHVRNDDGRLQACGWSLPAKYKQLSPNGGQEDTRMKNVPVPVYCRPLVEKDPTMKLWCAAGVNLSGWKPNEEDPGNGVKPAPGRDPLTCDREVEGESKSNHTSPEKKKGKELPEADATSSRVWILTSTLTTSKVVIIDANQPGTVVDQFTVCNAHVLCISSIPAASDSDYPPGEIFLDSDVNPEDSGADGVLAGITLVGCATRCNVPRSNCSSRGDTPVLDKGQGEVATVANGKVNPSQSTEEATEATEVPDPGPSETEVAAVRPGPLTEHVFTDPAPTPPPSAQPDSENGPEAEVSGVQPEPEPSGDPAGASSSAAPTMWLGAQNGWLYVHSAVANWRKCLHSIKLKDSVLSLVHVKGRVLVALADGTLAIFHRGEDSQWDLSNYHLMDLGRPHHSIRCMAVVYDRVWCGYKNKVHVIQPKTMQIEKSFDAHPRRESQVRQLAWIGDGVWVSIRLDSTLRLYHAHTHQHLQDVDIEPYVSKMLGTGKLGFSFVRITALLIAGNRLWVGTGNGVVISIPLTETVVLHRGQLLGLRANKTSPTSGEGTRPGGVIHVYGDDSSDKSASSFIPYCSMAQAQLCFHGHRDAVKFFVSVPGNVLATLNGSVLDSPSEGPGPAAPAADAEAQKLKNVLVLSGGEGYIDFRIGDGEDDEPEEGAGDVSQVKPMLSKAERSHIIVWQVSYTPE